The following is a genomic window from Vibrio cyclitrophicus.
TGGTTATCACAGCAACTCAAATGCTTGACTCTATGATCAGCAACCCACGTCCAACTCGTGCAGAAGCGGGTGACGTTGCGAACGCAATCATGGATGGCACTGATGCTGTAATGCTTTCTGGTGAAACTGCTAAAGGTAAGTACCCAGTTGAAGCTGTTACTATCATGGCTCAAATCGCGAACCGCACTGATTCAGCTCTTAAAGCTGAGCTAGGTTCTCGTCTAGACAGCCCACGTCTACGCATCACTGAAGCAGTATGTAAAGGCGCTGTAGACACAGCAGAGAAGCTAGCTGCTCCTCTAATCGTTGTTGCAACTGAAGGCGGTAAGTCTGCACGTTCAGTACGTAAGTACTTCCCAACAGCAAACATCCTTGCTCTAACAACTAACGAAAAGACAGCTGCACAGCTAGTTCTTACTAAAGGTGTTAAACCAGTTCTTGTTGACTCTATCGAGAACACAGACACGTTCTACATCAACGGTAAAGAAATCGCTCTACAATCTGGCCTAGGTAACAAAGGCGATATCGTAGTAATGGTTTCTGGCGCTCTAGTAGCTTCTGGTACTACAAACACGGCATCTGTTCACGTTCTATAAGAATGAACCGATTCGCATAAAAATATAAAAGAGGGCTTCGGCCCTCTTTTTTTATGAAACAAATCTTGCCTAACTTTTCAGTACGCTATATTATCAAACAAGATAGAACTACGTACTGTTAATATCCAATGGCTCTTTCCAAGAGATGGATTAGCAGACTAGAAATCAAATATACATGAGGTTTGTAATGTCTAGTCCTACTCTCACTGACAAAGTATCAAAGATGATTCGCCAAGATATTCTCAACGGTGAATTAACCCCAGGTCAAAAGCTCGTTGTTGCTGATCTAAAAAATAGATACAACGTTGGTGCATCTCCAATTCGTGAAGCCCTAGTGCAATTGTCTTGGAGTAAATACGTCAAACTAGAGCCACAAAAAGGCTGTTGGGTTTCTCCTGTTTCAAAGAAAGAACTCAATGATCTTTACGAAAGCCTTCGTGTTGTCTCTTCTGTTTTACTTAAGAAAGCGATTTCTGCAGGCGATGAAAGCTGGGAACTAGAAGTACTGACGTCTTACCATAAACTGTCACGCGTCCAACATGTATCAGAAGAGTTTGATTGTGTTGAGTGGGAAGAACGCCACCAACGATTTCATGCAGCATTGCTCGAAGGTGCAGACTCAGAGAACATGTTTAAGTTCTTTGACGACCTGATTAACCAAGTAAAGCGCTACCGTTTTCTAGCTATGTCAGCAGAAACTGTCGCTGATGATCTGTTCAATATTGATGAACACGAAATGATCATGAAGTTAGTATTGGCTAAAAATATTGAACAAGCGACAGAACTACTCGATCAGCATTTACTAGGCTCAATGAAACGTATTGAAGAGATTATCGAAGCCGCATAATACAAAAATAAGCTTTGATCATATAAAAACGGAGCCTAATAGCTCCGTTTTTTGTTTCCAGCATTACAACTGAACTACCACCCAAAAAACTCTTTATGATGAGTATTGAGCAGCACAAC
Proteins encoded in this region:
- a CDS encoding GntR family transcriptional regulator — protein: MIRQDILNGELTPGQKLVVADLKNRYNVGASPIREALVQLSWSKYVKLEPQKGCWVSPVSKKELNDLYESLRVVSSVLLKKAISAGDESWELEVLTSYHKLSRVQHVSEEFDCVEWEERHQRFHAALLEGADSENMFKFFDDLINQVKRYRFLAMSAETVADDLFNIDEHEMIMKLVLAKNIEQATELLDQHLLGSMKRIEEIIEAA